A single window of Arvicanthis niloticus isolate mArvNil1 chromosome X, mArvNil1.pat.X, whole genome shotgun sequence DNA harbors:
- the LOC117694600 gene encoding melanoma-associated antigen B4-like — MPRGQKSKARAREKRHQTKTESQELGSTQTMAPEKKESSSSSAQGSGDAVPSTSSETLAKLFQGMPCTTTFSICIACKRTDTSAKSQRKKNMSSSTVQQSKKNPRQDLLTRKTGMLMEYMLSKYKQKEPLLREEMLNVVTKSFKEQFPEILKKASNRMDLVFGLELKEIQPKGRSYILVSKLDFQDDGSESNEMGVPNRGILIPLLSVIYLNGYRAPEKEVWKFLNMLGVYDGVPHLIFGNVRKLITEDLVQERYLEYCQVPYSDPPSYEFLWGRKAYDERSQVKVMEFLAHINETGSSNYPSSHEESLKEKDRAQAEGAAQGSTKSKAKRHSKAKSSLSTPAIEI, encoded by the coding sequence ATGCCCAGGGGACAGAAGAGTAAAGCCCGGGCTCGTGAGAAACGCCATCAGACCAAAACTGAGTCCCAGGAGCTTGGGAGTACTCAGACCATGGCACCAGAGAAAAAAGAatcatcctcttcctctgctcAGGGCTCTGGAGATGCTGTGCCAAGTACCTCTTCTGAAACCCTTGCCAAATTGTTTCAAGGAATGCCTTGCACCACCACTTTCAGTATTTGCATTGCCTGCAAAAGGACTGATACAAGTGCCAAGAGCCAACGGAAGAAAAATATGAGTTCCTCTACTGTCCAGCAATCCAAGAAGAACCCACGGCAAGATCTTCTAACAAGGAAGACCGGGATGCTGATGGAGTACATGCTCAGCAAGTACAAACAGAAAGAGCCCCTGTTGAGGGAAGAAATGTTGAATGTTGTCACCAAAAGTTTCAAGGAGCAGTTCCCTGAGATCCTTAAGAAAGCTTCAAACCGAATGGATCTGGTTTTTGGCCTTGAGTTGAAAGAAATCCAGCCCAAGGGTCGATCCTACATTCTTGTCAGTAAGCTCGATTTCCAGGATGATGGAAGTGAGAGTAATGAGATGGGTGTTCCCAATAGGGGCATTCTGATCCCTCTCCTAAGTGTGATCTACTTAAATGGTTACCGTGCCCCAGAGAAGGAGGTCTGGAAGTTCCTGAATATGTTAGGAGTCTATGATGGGGTCCCACACCTCATCTTTGGGAATGTCAGGAAGCTCATCACTGAAGATTTAGTTCAGGAAAGGTACCTAGAATATTGCCAGGTTCCTTATAGTGACCCTCCATCCTATGAGTTCCTGTGGGGTCGAAAAGCCTATGATGAAAGGAGCCAGGTAAAGGTGATGGAGTTTTTGGCCCACATCAATGAAACTGGCTCCTCTAACTACCCATCCAGCCATGAAGAATCTTTGAAGGAAAAAGATAGAGCCCAAGCTGAAGGAGCAGCCCAGGGAAGCACTAAATCCAAGGCCAAGAGACATTCTAAAGCCAAGTCCAGCCTCTCTACACCTGCTATTGAAATCTAA